Proteins encoded by one window of Sediminicoccus rosea:
- the lptF gene encoding LPS export ABC transporter permease LptF, with protein MKRIDLYIMRQLALSLLAVTVGLAALVWLTQSLRFIELVLDRGLSIWVFLELTGLLLPSFFGVILPITTFVVTLFTYVRLASDRELVVMRAAGLSQWQLARPALLVAMGAMGICFILNLWLTPASHQAFREWQFEIRNQMAGLLLQEGVFSSVGEELTVYARDRDSSGTLYGILVHDSRERGAPVTILAESGRIVSTPQGPRVTLFNGQRQQVERVMQPDGSSTLRLTVLTFQENSLDLARANRSEGQRFRNAQERTMGELLNPEEGVSVRDRRRFLAEAHQRLTGPLTAVTFALLALAVALSGQFRRFGGGINLFIGSLLMVGLLALGLSIGNLAARQSALIPLIWLHALLPGFASAWVISGMPGLPDQMRGFAR; from the coding sequence ATGAAGCGCATTGACCTCTACATCATGCGGCAGCTCGCCCTGTCGTTGCTGGCGGTGACGGTGGGGCTGGCGGCGCTGGTCTGGCTCACCCAGTCGCTGCGCTTCATCGAGCTGGTGCTGGACCGCGGCCTGTCCATCTGGGTCTTCCTGGAGCTGACCGGCCTGCTGCTGCCGAGCTTCTTCGGCGTGATCCTGCCCATCACCACCTTCGTGGTCACCCTCTTCACCTATGTTCGCCTGGCCTCGGACCGGGAGCTGGTGGTGATGCGCGCCGCCGGCCTGAGCCAGTGGCAACTCGCCCGCCCGGCCCTGCTGGTGGCGATGGGCGCCATGGGCATCTGCTTCATTCTGAACCTCTGGCTCACCCCCGCCTCCCACCAGGCCTTCCGCGAATGGCAGTTCGAGATCCGCAACCAGATGGCGGGCCTGCTGTTGCAGGAGGGCGTGTTCAGCTCCGTGGGCGAGGAATTGACGGTCTATGCCCGGGACCGGGATTCGAGCGGCACGCTCTACGGCATCCTGGTGCATGACTCGCGGGAGCGCGGCGCGCCCGTCACCATCCTGGCCGAGAGCGGGCGCATCGTCTCCACCCCGCAGGGGCCGCGCGTCACGCTGTTCAACGGCCAGCGCCAGCAGGTGGAGCGCGTGATGCAGCCGGATGGCAGCAGCACCCTGCGGCTCACCGTGCTGACCTTCCAGGAGAACAGCCTCGACCTCGCGCGGGCCAACCGCAGCGAGGGGCAGCGCTTCCGGAACGCGCAGGAGCGCACGATGGGCGAGCTGCTGAATCCGGAGGAAGGTGTCTCGGTGCGCGATCGCCGGCGCTTCCTGGCCGAGGCGCACCAGCGTCTCACCGGTCCGCTCACCGCCGTCACCTTCGCGCTGCTGGCGCTCGCCGTGGCGCTGTCCGGCCAGTTCCGGCGCTTCGGCGGCGGCATCAACCTCTTCATCGGCAGCCTGCTGATGGTGGGGCTGCTGGCGCTCGGCCTCTCCATCGGCAATCTGGCGGCCCGGCAGAGCGCGCTGATCCCCTTGATCTGGCTGCACGCCCTGCTGCCCGGCTTCGCCTCCGCCTGGGTGATTTCGGGCATGCCCGGCCTGCCGGACCAGATGCGGGGCTTCGCCCGATGA
- a CDS encoding LPS-assembly protein LptD — protein sequence MVPPLGPPRPLPRFARRLIRRAQARRLGLRPSPRLWRCLALAILLAPVELLLPASAQIAPAFDPASQTFAPMGFVDSQMARETLPSLLSSPAASAPAGPAGATPVVDNRTDGPVTFSAEEVEYDRERERVVARGRVEAWQGGRFLRADSFTYDRNTRVALLQGNVQIIEADGQVFYAEEAELGDGFRDGVLTEIRARLAQNARLAGNGARRTDGTVTEIARPVYSSCNLCEADPTRPPLWQMRARTATQDRESQRISYRDATVQIGGIPLFYTPFLSHPDPQTPRASGFLFPTNGYTRFLGAFTQTPYFWAIDETQDLLVTPTIGTLAPPNLALEYRRRFNNGELQMQGSIGYMNQEQAERAAAGGTGSPGINGHFFSRGRFAINENWRIGFDGNYASSDSYLRTYKFEYRRVLTSTAYVEGFWGTEAYARLDVRYYQGLNTADDLSTIPFVGPNGIYEHAPRKQFLGGYITSDVGVLGLTRPTGTFSQRLASRVSWERPVQGAFGDIITFRSQFDGTGYYAGNQQNNGFNPLPEANGIHANGNIRIAADWRMPFIRSAGEWGTQMIEPRVQLVTGPHLGRQLRFPNEDALDFEFTEANLFQLSRYTGRDRMEGTTRADLALRGSWDFVNGGRVEAVVGRSFRTTQSTTFPLNTGLNDRASDWVTRSTWTPVSWVDLIARNRFDSESFQHRATDAVANFNLGRVGALSNLSLNGGYLFNNRLPQFTSSTGRNEVLVGASVQYRTAAGGVWRAAGSLRYDVVADTPAMVIANFGYEDECFIIEGRFLRRYARNSTTGEPFMGNTVFLVRLGFKTVGDYFFRAI from the coding sequence GTGGTTCCCCCCTTGGGGCCGCCACGGCCCCTGCCGCGCTTCGCCCGGCGCCTGATCCGCCGCGCCCAGGCGCGCCGCCTCGGCCTGCGCCCGAGCCCGCGCCTCTGGCGCTGCCTGGCCCTCGCCATCCTCCTGGCGCCGGTCGAGCTGCTGCTGCCGGCCAGCGCGCAGATCGCACCCGCCTTCGACCCCGCCTCGCAGACCTTCGCGCCCATGGGCTTCGTGGACTCGCAGATGGCGCGGGAGACGCTGCCGAGTCTGCTCTCCAGCCCGGCCGCGTCCGCGCCCGCCGGCCCAGCCGGGGCGACGCCGGTGGTGGACAACCGCACGGACGGCCCCGTCACCTTCTCCGCCGAGGAGGTCGAGTATGACCGCGAGAGGGAGCGCGTGGTGGCACGCGGCCGCGTCGAAGCCTGGCAGGGCGGGCGGTTCCTGCGGGCCGACAGCTTCACCTATGACCGCAACACCCGGGTCGCCCTGCTGCAGGGCAATGTGCAGATCATCGAGGCGGACGGGCAGGTCTTCTACGCCGAAGAGGCTGAACTGGGTGACGGCTTCCGCGACGGCGTGCTGACCGAGATCCGCGCCCGCCTCGCGCAGAATGCCCGCCTCGCCGGCAATGGCGCGCGCCGGACGGACGGCACCGTTACCGAGATCGCGCGCCCGGTCTATTCCTCCTGCAACCTCTGCGAGGCCGACCCGACGCGCCCGCCGCTGTGGCAGATGCGCGCCCGCACGGCCACGCAGGACCGTGAATCCCAGCGCATCTCCTACCGCGACGCCACGGTCCAGATCGGCGGCATCCCGCTCTTCTACACGCCCTTTCTCTCCCATCCCGATCCGCAGACGCCGCGCGCCTCGGGCTTCCTCTTCCCGACCAACGGCTACACGCGCTTCCTCGGTGCCTTCACCCAGACGCCGTATTTCTGGGCGATCGACGAGACGCAGGACCTGCTGGTCACGCCCACCATCGGCACGCTGGCGCCACCCAACCTCGCCCTCGAATACCGCCGCCGCTTCAACAACGGCGAACTGCAGATGCAGGGTTCGATCGGCTACATGAACCAGGAGCAGGCCGAGCGCGCGGCGGCGGGCGGCACTGGCTCACCCGGCATCAACGGGCATTTTTTCTCGCGCGGGCGGTTCGCCATCAACGAGAATTGGCGCATTGGCTTCGACGGCAACTACGCCTCGAGCGACAGCTACCTCCGCACCTACAAGTTCGAGTATCGCCGCGTCCTCACCAGCACCGCCTACGTCGAGGGCTTCTGGGGCACCGAGGCTTATGCCCGCCTGGATGTGCGCTACTACCAGGGCCTCAACACGGCCGATGATCTTTCGACCATCCCCTTCGTCGGCCCGAACGGCATCTACGAGCATGCCCCCCGCAAGCAGTTCCTGGGCGGCTACATCACGTCCGATGTGGGCGTCCTCGGCCTGACGCGCCCGACCGGCACCTTCAGCCAGCGCCTCGCCAGCCGCGTCAGCTGGGAGCGGCCGGTGCAGGGCGCCTTCGGCGACATCATCACCTTCCGCAGCCAGTTCGACGGCACCGGCTACTATGCCGGCAACCAGCAGAACAATGGCTTCAACCCGCTGCCCGAGGCCAATGGCATCCATGCCAACGGCAATATCCGCATCGCGGCCGATTGGCGCATGCCCTTCATCCGCTCCGCCGGGGAATGGGGCACGCAGATGATTGAGCCGCGGGTGCAGCTCGTCACCGGCCCGCATCTCGGCCGGCAGCTGCGCTTCCCGAACGAGGATGCGCTGGATTTCGAGTTCACCGAGGCGAACCTCTTCCAGCTCAGCCGCTACACCGGCCGGGACCGCATGGAGGGCACCACGCGCGCCGACCTGGCGCTGCGCGGCAGCTGGGACTTCGTGAATGGCGGCCGCGTGGAGGCCGTGGTCGGCCGCTCCTTCCGCACCACGCAATCCACCACCTTCCCGCTCAACACCGGCCTGAACGACCGCGCCTCCGACTGGGTGACGCGCTCCACCTGGACGCCGGTCTCCTGGGTGGACCTGATCGCCCGCAACCGCTTCGACAGCGAGAGCTTCCAGCACCGCGCGACCGACGCGGTGGCGAATTTCAACCTTGGGCGCGTGGGGGCTCTGAGCAACCTCTCGCTCAACGGCGGCTACCTTTTCAACAACCGCCTGCCGCAATTCACCAGCAGCACCGGCCGCAACGAGGTGCTGGTCGGCGCCTCGGTGCAGTACCGGACGGCGGCGGGCGGCGTCTGGCGGGCCGCCGGCTCGCTCCGCTACGACGTGGTGGCCGACACGCCGGCGATGGTCATCGCCAATTTCGGCTACGAGGACGAGTGCTTCATCATCGAGGGCCGCTTCCTCCGCCGCTATGCCCGCAACTCGACGACGGGCGAGCCCTTCATGGGCAACACCGTCTTCCTGGTCCGGCTCGGCTTCAAGACCGTGGGCGACTACTTCTTCCGGGCCATTTGA
- a CDS encoding peptidylprolyl isomerase, whose product MALFLAVAVAPMAFAQPRPAGAPEAPAPQTGNRILAVVNGDPITQAEVTSRSRLFALNVGMGVAPEILGRLQPQVLRLAVDERLRIQEIQRRRIGVSDADIAEAIADIERRNNLPPGAMRNQLRNAGIQPRVLFDQIRAQIGWGRLLRQALGPLAEISEQEVADAIASRRAQEAQAEYLVSEIYLPVDDPANEGEVRRFADEVIGQIRRGSPFPVVASQFSQAQTALGGGDVGWVGVNQLDPEVASIVTRMPPGAVSNPIRVAGGFQIVSLRARREGGTAAQLSTMLTIRQLFTPFDRPLDPQAPTEQQRAVVERAQRLSQTLRGCEQVDALPRTSDRPTDPGPIRLEGLNPPALRSMLASLAIGRPSQPVIAPDGVLLLMVCSREQRNMNEFTPDAARQQILRDRVELLSRQLQRDLRRRAVIEMRV is encoded by the coding sequence ATGGCGCTCTTCCTCGCCGTCGCCGTGGCGCCCATGGCTTTCGCCCAGCCGCGACCGGCCGGCGCGCCCGAGGCGCCCGCCCCGCAGACCGGCAACCGCATCCTGGCCGTCGTGAACGGGGACCCGATCACCCAGGCCGAGGTCACCTCCCGCTCCCGCCTCTTCGCGCTCAATGTCGGCATGGGCGTCGCGCCCGAGATCCTGGGCCGGCTGCAGCCGCAGGTGCTGCGCCTCGCCGTGGATGAGCGGCTGCGCATCCAGGAGATCCAGCGCCGCCGCATCGGCGTCTCCGACGCGGACATCGCCGAGGCCATCGCGGATATCGAGCGCCGCAACAATCTGCCGCCCGGCGCCATGCGCAACCAGCTTCGCAATGCGGGCATCCAGCCGCGCGTGCTGTTCGACCAGATCCGCGCGCAGATCGGCTGGGGCCGCCTGCTGCGCCAGGCCCTGGGCCCGCTGGCGGAGATCAGCGAGCAGGAGGTGGCTGATGCCATCGCCAGCCGCCGTGCGCAGGAGGCCCAGGCCGAATACCTCGTCAGCGAGATCTACCTGCCGGTGGATGACCCCGCGAATGAGGGCGAGGTGCGCCGCTTCGCCGATGAGGTGATTGGCCAGATCCGCCGCGGCTCGCCCTTCCCGGTCGTGGCGTCGCAGTTCAGCCAGGCGCAGACGGCGCTGGGCGGCGGCGATGTCGGCTGGGTCGGCGTCAACCAGCTCGACCCCGAGGTTGCCAGCATCGTGACCCGCATGCCGCCCGGCGCGGTCAGCAACCCGATCCGCGTGGCCGGCGGCTTCCAGATCGTCTCGCTGCGCGCCCGGCGCGAGGGCGGGACGGCGGCGCAGCTCTCGACCATGCTGACCATCCGCCAGCTCTTCACCCCCTTCGACCGCCCGCTGGACCCACAGGCGCCGACGGAGCAGCAGCGCGCCGTGGTGGAGCGCGCCCAGCGCCTCTCCCAGACGCTGCGTGGCTGCGAACAGGTGGACGCGCTGCCGCGCACGAGCGACCGGCCGACCGATCCGGGCCCGATCCGCCTGGAGGGCCTGAATCCGCCCGCGCTGCGCAGCATGCTGGCGAGCCTGGCGATCGGCCGGCCGAGCCAGCCGGTGATCGCGCCCGATGGCGTGCTGCTGCTGATGGTCTGCTCGCGCGAGCAGCGGAACATGAACGAGTTCACGCCGGACGCCGCGCGCCAGCAGATCCTGCGCGACCGCGTGGAGCTGCTCTCGCGCCAGCTGCAGCGCGACCTGCGCCGCCGTGCCGTGATCGAGATGCGTGTCTGA
- the lptG gene encoding LPS export ABC transporter permease LptG has protein sequence MIVAKTLTFYVARRFLAATAGMLLALTLLVSMFDFIELLRRAATRPDAGFALVASIAGLRMPFVGLQIMPFAILLGGLLAFWRLTRSSELIVARAAGISAWGFLSGPLAVALGFGLIAIMAVSPISSAMLARAERLDASYLRAGGGVTALAGGRLWLRQGDSGLEPGGVAVISGRPARLLGTDRLADFSLTEVTIWRISAGGSAMARIEAPRATLRPGRWEVEEATIFGGDRLPRPPARFVLPTDLTPDRIENSFASPDTLSFWALPDFIAILEQAGFSALRHRLQFQSMLSTPVLAITMALLAAGFSMRNSRRGGVAQTIAAGVAAGFGLFVLDRITGEFGESGTLPVWLAAWAPTATGLLLALALLLHLEDG, from the coding sequence ATGATCGTCGCGAAGACGCTCACCTTCTATGTCGCGCGCCGCTTCCTGGCGGCCACCGCGGGCATGCTGCTGGCGCTGACGCTGCTCGTCTCGATGTTTGACTTCATCGAGCTGCTGCGCCGCGCCGCGACACGCCCCGATGCGGGCTTCGCGCTGGTCGCCTCCATCGCCGGGCTGCGGATGCCGTTCGTCGGCCTGCAGATCATGCCCTTCGCCATCCTGTTGGGGGGGCTGCTCGCCTTCTGGCGCCTCACCCGCTCCTCCGAGCTGATCGTGGCGCGCGCGGCCGGCATCTCGGCCTGGGGCTTCCTGTCCGGGCCGCTGGCCGTCGCGCTCGGCTTCGGCCTGATCGCGATCATGGCCGTCTCGCCCATCTCCTCGGCCATGCTGGCGCGGGCGGAGCGGCTTGATGCCTCCTATCTGCGCGCGGGGGGTGGCGTTACGGCGCTGGCCGGCGGGCGTCTCTGGCTGCGGCAGGGCGATTCCGGGCTGGAGCCGGGCGGCGTCGCGGTCATTTCCGGCCGGCCGGCCCGGCTGCTCGGCACCGACCGGCTCGCCGATTTCAGCCTGACCGAGGTGACCATCTGGCGCATCTCGGCCGGCGGTTCGGCCATGGCGCGGATCGAGGCGCCGCGCGCCACGCTGCGCCCTGGCCGCTGGGAGGTGGAGGAAGCGACCATCTTCGGCGGTGACCGCCTGCCGCGCCCGCCGGCCCGTTTCGTGCTGCCCACCGACCTGACGCCCGACCGGATCGAGAACAGCTTCGCCTCGCCAGACACGCTCTCCTTCTGGGCGCTGCCTGATTTCATCGCGATCCTGGAGCAGGCCGGCTTCTCGGCCTTGCGGCACCGGCTGCAATTCCAATCCATGCTGAGCACGCCGGTGCTGGCGATCACCATGGCCCTGCTGGCCGCGGGCTTCTCCATGCGCAACAGCCGGCGTGGCGGCGTGGCGCAGACCATCGCGGCCGGCGTCGCTGCCGGCTTCGGGCTGTTCGTGCTCGATCGCATCACCGGCGAGTTCGGGGAATCCGGCACACTGCCGGTCTGGCTCGCCGCCTGGGCGCCCACGGCCACCGGGCTGCTGCTGGCCCTGGCCCTCTTGCTGCATCTGGAGGATGGGTGA